One Kitasatospora sp. NBC_01287 DNA window includes the following coding sequences:
- the nuoE gene encoding NADH-quinone oxidoreductase subunit NuoE — protein sequence MSPDVRAGGVELGLPALPAKPYPPEVHTRLAADAKELIGRYPQARSALLPLLHLVQAEEGFVSSTGIRFCAEQLELTTAEVTAVATFYTMYRRRPAGEYHVGVCTNTLCAVLGGDQIFAELQDHLGIKNNETTEDGQLSIEHIECNAACDYAPVVMVNWEFFDNQTPQSAKQLVDDLRAGAEVRPTRGAKLCSFKETARILAGFPDERPGAVDESGAGGAPSLAGLRLAKGESLPGAPGARVVAPRAEGPRAEGPRAEGTEA from the coding sequence GTGAGCCCCGATGTTCGAGCAGGCGGTGTTGAACTCGGCCTGCCGGCGCTGCCGGCCAAGCCGTACCCACCCGAGGTGCACACGCGCCTCGCCGCGGACGCGAAGGAGCTGATCGGGCGCTATCCGCAGGCCCGCTCCGCGCTGCTGCCGCTGCTGCACCTGGTCCAGGCCGAGGAGGGCTTCGTCAGCTCGACCGGGATCCGGTTCTGCGCCGAGCAGTTGGAGCTGACCACGGCCGAGGTCACCGCCGTCGCCACCTTCTACACCATGTACCGGCGCAGGCCGGCCGGGGAGTACCACGTGGGGGTGTGCACCAACACGCTCTGCGCGGTGCTCGGCGGCGACCAGATCTTCGCCGAACTGCAGGACCACCTCGGGATCAAGAACAACGAGACCACCGAGGACGGGCAGCTCTCCATCGAGCACATCGAGTGCAACGCGGCCTGCGACTACGCCCCGGTGGTGATGGTCAACTGGGAGTTCTTCGACAACCAGACCCCGCAGAGCGCCAAGCAACTGGTCGACGACCTGCGGGCGGGCGCCGAGGTGCGCCCCACCCGCGGCGCCAAGCTCTGCTCCTTCAAGGAGACCGCCCGGATCCTGGCCGGCTTCCCCGACGAGCGCCCCGGCGCGGTCGACGAGTCCGGTGCCGGCGGCGCCCCCTCGCTGGCCGGCCTGCGCCTGGCCAAGGGCGAGTCGCTGCCGGGCGCGCCCGGCGCCCGGGTGGTCGCGCCGCGAGCCGAAGGGCCGCGAGCCGAGGGGCCGCGAGCCGAAGGGACGGAGGCGTGA
- a CDS encoding NADH-quinone oxidoreductase subunit D, with the protein MSSTEYEAGARETTEGRVFTVTGGDWGEVVEAVARADDERIIVNMGPQHPSTHGVLRLILEIDGETVTEARCGIGYLHTGIEKNMEFRSWVQGTTFVTRMDYLTPIFNETAYCLAVEKLLGITEQIPDRATVIRVLMMELNRISSHLVCLATGGMEIGSTTLMIYGFRDRELILDVFELITGLRMNHAYVRPGGLAQDLPPGAVDQIREAVKLFRSRMHEYDKLATGNPIFKARLVDVGHLDLAGCLALGATGPILRATGLPHDLRKSDPYCGYQDYDFEVAVADTADSYGRFLIRLEEMRQSLRIVEQCLDRLAPGPVMVADKKIAWPAQLAIGPDGMGNSLDHIRKIMGTSMEALIHHFKLVTEGFRVPVGQAYTAVESPKGELGVHVVSDGGTRPYRVHFRDPSFTNLQSMAAMCEGGQVADVIVAVAGIDPVMGGVDR; encoded by the coding sequence ATGAGCAGCACCGAATACGAGGCGGGAGCGCGCGAGACCACCGAGGGCCGGGTCTTCACCGTCACCGGTGGCGACTGGGGCGAGGTGGTCGAGGCCGTCGCCCGCGCCGACGACGAGCGGATCATCGTCAACATGGGTCCGCAGCACCCCTCCACCCACGGGGTGCTGCGCCTGATCCTGGAGATCGACGGCGAGACGGTGACCGAGGCCCGGTGCGGCATCGGCTACCTGCACACCGGCATCGAGAAGAACATGGAGTTCCGCTCCTGGGTGCAGGGCACCACCTTCGTCACCCGGATGGACTACCTCACCCCGATCTTCAACGAGACCGCCTACTGCCTGGCGGTGGAGAAGCTGCTCGGCATCACCGAGCAGATCCCGGACCGGGCCACCGTGATCCGGGTGCTGATGATGGAGCTCAACCGGATCTCCTCGCACCTGGTCTGCCTCGCCACCGGCGGCATGGAGATCGGCTCCACCACGCTGATGATCTACGGCTTCCGGGACCGCGAACTCATCCTGGACGTCTTCGAGCTCATCACCGGCCTGCGGATGAACCACGCGTACGTCCGCCCCGGCGGCCTGGCCCAGGACCTGCCCCCGGGCGCGGTGGACCAGATCCGCGAGGCCGTGAAGCTGTTCCGCTCCCGGATGCACGAGTACGACAAGCTGGCCACCGGCAACCCGATCTTCAAGGCCCGGCTGGTCGACGTCGGCCACCTCGACCTGGCCGGCTGCCTGGCGCTCGGCGCCACCGGCCCGATCCTGCGGGCCACCGGCCTGCCGCACGACCTGCGCAAGTCGGACCCGTACTGCGGTTACCAGGACTACGACTTCGAGGTGGCGGTCGCCGACACCGCGGACTCCTACGGGCGCTTCCTGATCCGCCTCGAGGAGATGCGCCAGTCGCTGCGGATCGTGGAGCAGTGCCTGGACCGGCTCGCTCCGGGCCCGGTCATGGTGGCCGACAAGAAGATCGCCTGGCCGGCCCAACTGGCCATCGGCCCGGACGGGATGGGCAACTCGCTGGACCACATCCGGAAGATCATGGGCACCTCCATGGAGGCCCTGATCCACCACTTCAAGCTGGTCACCGAGGGCTTCCGGGTCCCGGTCGGCCAGGCGTACACGGCCGTCGAGTCGCCCAAGGGCGAGCTGGGCGTGCACGTGGTGAGCGACGGCGGCACCCGCCCGTACCGGGTGCACTTCCGGGACCCGTCGTTCACCAATCTCCAGTCGATGGCGGCGATGTGCGAAGGCGGCCAAGTGGCTGACGTGATCGTGGCGGTGGCCGGGATCGACCCGGTGATGGGAGGCGTGGACAGGTGA
- a CDS encoding NADH-quinone oxidoreductase subunit C, producing MSESEQAPGAPVVPETRQEIPVEVVGRRQGMFGAQGSGDTSGFGGLAAAIVLPAPAERPYGGWFDEVADELEGALEEQGLTVSEVIEKTVVDRGELTFQIAREHLLATVRTLRDDPALRFELCLGVSGVHYPGEVGRELHAVYQLRSITHTRLIRVEVTAPDADPRIPSVVSVYPTNDWHERETYDFFGIVFEGHPALTRIMMPDDWLGHPQRKDYPLGGIPVEYKGAQIPAPDQRRSYS from the coding sequence GAGCGAGAGCGAGCAGGCACCCGGCGCCCCCGTGGTGCCGGAGACCCGCCAGGAGATCCCGGTCGAGGTGGTCGGCCGGCGCCAGGGCATGTTCGGCGCCCAGGGCAGCGGCGACACCTCCGGCTTCGGCGGCCTGGCCGCGGCCATCGTGCTGCCCGCGCCGGCCGAACGCCCGTACGGCGGCTGGTTCGACGAGGTGGCCGACGAGCTGGAGGGCGCGCTGGAGGAGCAGGGCCTCACGGTCTCCGAGGTGATCGAGAAGACCGTGGTCGACCGCGGCGAGCTGACCTTCCAGATCGCCCGCGAACACCTGCTGGCCACCGTGCGCACGCTGCGCGACGACCCCGCGCTGCGCTTCGAACTCTGCCTGGGCGTGAGCGGCGTGCACTACCCGGGCGAGGTGGGCCGCGAACTGCACGCGGTCTACCAGCTGCGCTCGATCACCCACACCCGGCTGATCCGCGTCGAGGTCACCGCCCCCGACGCCGACCCGCGGATCCCCTCGGTGGTCAGCGTCTACCCGACCAACGACTGGCACGAGCGGGAGACCTACGACTTCTTCGGCATCGTCTTCGAGGGCCACCCGGCGCTCACCCGGATCATGATGCCGGACGACTGGCTGGGCCACCCGCAGCGCAAGGACTACCCGCTCGGCGGCATCCCCGTCGAGTACAAGGGCGCCCAGATCCCGGCTCCCGACCAGCGGAGGTCGTACTCCTGA